Below is a genomic region from Rhodococcus sp. WMMA185.
CTCTCAACTACGGGCAGAAACCGGGCACCCAGGAGTACGGGGTGGAGACCATGACCAAGGGGTCCGCCGAACTCGCCGACTTCGTCACGGATGTGTTGTCCGTGACCGGGGCGGACAAGGTCGATGTGATCGCACACTCGCAGGGTGCGACGGTCGCCCGGTACTACATCAACAGGCTCGGCGGAGCGGCATACGTGAACAAGTGGATCGGTGTGGCGTCACCCACTTACGGTGGGACGTTCTACGGGTTGGCCACCGCACTCGAGTCCGTGCCCGGGGGCACCGAATTGATTCAACGTTTCGGTTCCGAGGCCCTGGCCGAGCAGGTCCAGGGTTCTCCTTTTCTCACTGACCTCAATGCGGGCGGTGACACCGTGCCGGGTGTCGAGTACATCACGATCGGCACCAAGTACGACGAAGTGATCCAGCCGTACACCAACGTCGCACTCCGGGGCCCCGGCGCAACGAACATTGTCGTCCAGGATCTGTGTCCCGAAGACATGACAGGGCACTTCAACCTTCCCTACGACCCGTTCTCCCAGCAGCTGATACTCAACGCACTGGATCCTGCAGACGCAGTTTCGCCGACTTGCACCCCCGTACCACTGGGCACGGGTATTGCCGGAGTGATCATCGCGAGCAACTCATGACGTGACTTCGACCGCACGGCCGGGCGCTGACTCGTCGGTGGCTTTCGCTAGACTGCGCGTCGTGGAGTGGGGGGATTCCAGATCGGACCCGCGCAGAGTCAAGGTGGGCGGCCCATGGGTTCGGTTCTAGGTGTGTCGGTCGGCGCGAGCGCAATTCGCCTGACTCGACCAGATGCTGCCACTGCCGAAGGCGCCGCGTATCACCTTCCGTCGTTCGAAGCCAAGACGATCCCAGTCGGCGGTGCACGGCCCGAGGAGATCGCCGCCGAGTCGATCAGCGCCATCCTTGCCGACCCGTCGAGTGCTGAGCAGGGGTGCGCAACCGCAATCGCCTACCGGGACGAAGCGCAGGCAGATGTCATCGAAGCCGAGATTGCCCGCTGGCAGATCGGCAATTGCGAGCTCGTGTCCGAGCCATTCGCTGCGCTCACATTTCTTGAGGCGTCGGGAGCGCTCGGTGAGCAACATGAGACGGCCGTGTTCTACGACCTCGGCAGCTCCGGCCTCACTGTGAGTGTTGTGGACCGGGCGACCGGCGAGGTTGTGGAAGCGGCGCGCACCGACACCGTCAGTGGTGACGTGTTCGACCGGCTGATCCGCGACCACCAATTGGAGAATGCTCGCATCGAGGCACCGCACGACGCGACCGAGAGTTCCTCGCTCGACACCCTCTGCCGCCAGGCGAAGGAGCACTTGTCTACAGACACCGTCGCCGCGATGCCCGGCGACAGTGGCCTGCTGTTGCTCTCGAGGGATGTGTTCGATTCGCTGATCGCCTTCCCTCTCGAGTCATCGGCGCGCTTGGTATCCGAGGTGATCGCGAGGTCTGGGCGTGCCCCGGGTGCCGTGGTGGTGATGGGCGGCGGTGCGCGGGTACCGCTCGTGCGGTCCGCGCTCGAGTCCTGGCTCAGGTTGCCTGTCATCGTTCCGGACAATCCGGAGCTGGTGGTAGCACGGGGTGCCGCATTGCATGCGGATCAGATGCAGCAGTCGTCTCACGCGGTGGCCTCAACTCCGACCCAATCCGCCGGGCCTTACGCGCCCTACCAGCACTACGAGTCTCAGGATTCCTACGAGCCTCGAGAATCCTTAGCCCAGTACCCACCGGACGAGGCCGCGCCGGGTCCCTTCGAACCGGAAATCTCGCACTACGCGCGGAGCGATGCTGCGTCACGCGGCACAGTTCCCGCGAGTGCACCGTCCTGGCTCAATCCCGCACCGCGGCCGGCGAGTTCGCAGGTCGCGAAACGGCCGATCCGAAAGTCAGTACTGGCTGGCGCAGGCGTCGTGCTGGCGCTCGGCGGAGCCATCGGACTCGGCGTCGGCCTCGGTGGCAACGGCGCTACCGAGACCGAGGACGCATCACCGTCACCGGTGGCTACGCCTCTTACTACCCGTCCGCCCGTTGTCACGGAGATGGCCACACAGCCACCACCTCCACCACCACCGCCGACGTCGACAACGACGCCCACATCGACGACAACCACTGTCCAAGCACCCGTACAGAGGGCGCCGCAGGTCTGGACTCCTCCGCCGGCGGAACCGCCGCCGCCACCGCCGCCGCCACCGCCGATCTTCCCGAACTTTCCGGAGTTCGAGCTCCCGCAGCTTCCGCCGCTACCTCCACTGCCGGAGCTGCCCCAGCTTCCGGGCTTCTAGGCGTGCCGCTGGGTCCGCAGGTTCGAGTGATCAATTCCCTGTGGCCGCATCCAAGTTGACAGGCATACGATAGATGTGGTTCGGGGGCGCAAGAAAGGATGTGCGCAGTGATTGCGAATTCAACGGAGTCGTACAACACGCCTGGTGTTCCGAGGGCGCACGCGGTTGCCGCGCAGAACGATGATCACCACCTCGTCGCATATACGAAGCCCATTCTGAAGATGTTTCCGGAAACCAGCGAGTGGACCGTCAAGGTGACGATGATGACGGTCTATGCACTGATGGCGATCACGATCGTCTTCATAGTCCTTCGAGAAGCAGGCCTTTACAGCTAGGAAAGCGATAAGCGGTCTCCGGCCCACGAGTTTCCCTTGGAGAGTGTTCGGAACATCACAGGGTGAGGCTGTGACGGAAGCGGTCAGAGAAAAGCCATGTTGCCAAAGTGTTGGGTGTGCATGGCTTTCTTGTCGCTTATGTGTCGCTAGTGTGTTTAGATACCACTGCATGGCGAGCAGCTAATATGTAGCGAACGCAGGTCCATGTAAGGGTGGGCCGGAGCTCCGAACGAGGGGTGTGTTCCGCCGCCGAGCCGCCGAGTGGGCGAATGTGCCGAGCTGGGTGGCGGGGTACGGGGGGGTGTTCCCCGCCACCAACCTGGCACCCACAGGGGGGGAGGGGCGCCAGGTGCTCGATAGGCACTCGAGGTGCCGGTAGACAATCTACAGACACGATGGGGGCATTCGTCAACCGGTCCGGGTTTATCGCCTCACGTGTTGGAATCATCGCAATGTCGTACTCTGCCAAACCGGCGGATGACGGATTGTTGTGCTCTGCCAGCAGGGTGCCCTAAGGGCATCGCTGCTCGCAGGTCGTGCAGGCGGTTCGGTCACTTGTCGCAGATCGCGACCGGCAGCAAGACGGGCAACGAACAGTGGCGCACGTTCGTCGCCACTGTTCTCATGCGTTCACTTCGGACCCGCCGCTACGGTTCGGGTTCTCTGCCCCGATGAGTTTCACCGACTCTTCCCAGCGTCGCCGGAAGCGCTCCCGTGTGGCCGTGTCCAGCTCTTCCTCTTTGCCGTAGAGGAAGCGTCGATAGTGCACTTCTTCACGTTCACTCGGGTCGGTGACGTTCGACGGTTCCTCGAATAGATGGCCGAATGCGAACTCCAGCAATGGTTGACGCGGTCCGGACGGCCCTCCGTTGACCTCGAGTAGACGGGTCACGTACGCCCCGGTGATTTTGGAGACGGCTCGGCTGAGGCTGCCAGCGGCATCGGCAAGTCCGGGCACTTCTGGGTGTGCCGCGCTCAGTTTCGCAATGCGGGTATGAGGATCCAGTATCTCGACGATGGTGTCGAGATCCAGAGGAATCTCCGAGGGCCCGAGCGTAAGCCGACGTGACCGCGGCTTTCCTTCCTCGCGTCCGAGCATCTCCAGTGGCGTCGGATCACCACCCTCGAGTGCTCGTGCCGCGCTGCCCGGCACCCACTGCAGAGCAGTGTCCAGTTTGCGGAGCGTCTCGATGCTCGGATCGGGGCCGGTGCCGTTCTCGGCCCGTGTTTGCGCTGCGTCGGACGGACCGCCGGCTGCAGTTACCTGATCCTGTGTGAGGTTCAGGAAGCGACGCCTCTTGTGGACCAATTTCCCGAAACGTATGCGAGTACTGGTTGCCACGACTCCCCCAGAAGACACGCAAGCGACGCGTATGTCGCTCGCACTATCGCCGATACTACTGCTTGTAGCTGGTCAGGAAGTTTCCGAATCGCTCGATGGCGACAGCGAGATCCCTCGCCCACGGCAGGGTCACGATTCGGAGGTGGTCGTGATCGGGCCAGTTGAATCCCGTGCCCTGCACCATCAGGATCTTCTCCTGCAGCAAGAGATCCTGGACCAGCTTCTCGTCGTCGTAAATCTCGTGCACGTTGGGGTCGAGCCGAGGAAACGCGTATAGAGCGCCGCGCGGCTTCACACAGGTGACACCAGGAATCATGTTGAGGCGCTGCCAGGCCACGTCGCGCTGTTCGAGCAGTCGTCCGCCGGGCAGGATCAGGTCTTCGATGCTCTGGTACCCGCCAAGTGCCACCTGGATGGCATGTTGTCCGGGCACGTTCGGGCAGAGTCGCGTCGAGGCCAGCAGGTCGAGGCCCTCGAGGAAGCCGCCGGCATGTTCCTTCGGACCGGTGATTGCCACCCATCCGGCGCGGTAGCCCGCAACACGGTAGGCCTTCGACAGGCCGTTGAACGTCAGGCACAGCAGATCCGGCGCCAGCGTTGCCAGCGAGATGTGCTTGGCGTCGTCGTAGAGGATCTTGTCGTAGATTTCGTCTGCGAGGAGCAGCAGCTGATGTTTGCGGGCCAGGTCGACGAGTTGCTGCAGCACCTCCATCGAGTAGACCGCGCCGGTCGGATTGTTGGGGTTGATGACCACGAGCGCCTTGGTCTTGTCGGTGATCTTCGACTCGATGTCGGCGATATCGGGGTTCCAGTCGTTGCCCTCGTCGCAGAGGTAGTGCACCGGGGTGCCTCCGGAAAGGCTCGTCATCGCTGTCCACAGCGGGTAGTCGGGTGCGGGGATGAGCACCTCGTCACCATTGTTGAGCAGCGCCTGCATCGTCATCGTGATGAGTTCGGATACACCGTTGCCCAGGTAGATGTCGTCGACGTCGAGTTCCGGGAAACCTGGAACGAGCTCGTAGCGGGTGACGATCGCGCGGCGAGCCGAGAGGATGCCCTTCGACTCCGAATACCCCTGCGCATAAGGGAGTGCGGCGATCATGTCGCGCATGATCACGTCGGGCGCGTCGAAACCGAACGGCGCCGGGTTGCCGATGTTGAGCTTGAGGATCCGGTGACCCTCTGCCTCCAGTCGCGCGGCGTGGGCGTGTACCGGTCCGCGGATCTCGTACAGGACGTTCTGCAGCTTGGTGGACTGCTCGAGCCTGCGGTGCGGCGTGCGCTGGTTGCCGTGGTCTGCGTTGCTCACGATCGCCATTGTCCCACTGCCCTGCAACCGGATTTCTACTGGCCGGTTTCGGCAGTGCCTGGAGGCAGTTGGGGTGCGTTCGCGGAGTGTGGTGGCCTGCGCTGTGCGCCGGGGCGGAATATCCTCGGCAAATGACCTCTGCGCCCTATGGTTCCTGGCCCTCTCCGATCACGGCGGCTGACCTTGCCTCCAGCGGCCATCCAGTCGAGGGTGGCAGGTACGTGGGAGAAGACGTGTGGTGGTCCGAGCTGCGCCCGAACGAAGGTGGCCGAATCGCGGTACGACGCATCGGCCTGGATGGCGAGCCCGAGGACGTCCTTCCTGTCCCGTGGAACGCGCGCACACGTGTGCACGAGTACGGCGGCGGGGCCTGGACCGTCACCGACGCCGGTCGGCTGGTGTTCGCGGAGTTCAGCGATCAGCGGCTGTATCTGTTGGAGGGCGAGACCCCGGTGCCGCTGACACCGGAGCCTCCCCGGGAGTGTTCGTTGCGGTACGGCGATCTGTCCGTGAACGACGGCGCGGTGTGGGCGGTGCGCGAGACGCACGATGCGGATGGTGGCGTCGCCCGCGATATCTGCGTGATCCCGCTTGACGGTTCGGCAGCGGACGACGCGCACCATGTGCGGTCCGTCGTGGCTGGTTCCGATTTTCTCGCCAATCCGCGGCTTTCTCCCGATCGCCGCCACCTCGCGTGGATTGCCTGGAACCATCCTCAGATGCCGTGGGACGGAACCGAGCTCCGGGTAGCGGAGATTGTCGGGGGTCGCGTGACCGGCGAGATCAAGACGCTCCTCGGTGGCCCGGAGGAATCGGTGCTGCAACCCGAGTGGGTCGGTCCCGCGGAGTTGTACACGATCAGCGACCGTAGCGGCTGGTGGAACCTCTATCGAGTCGCCATCGATGCTTCCGATGTCGCCGCGTTGTGCCCGATGGACGCAGACTTCGGTGGGCCCCTGTGGATGCTCGGCGCCCGGTGGCACGCACGCCGTGACGACGGAACATTGCTGACCGTCAGGACATTCGGCACCGATACTCTTGCGGTGCTCGATCCCGGCACCGGTTCACTCACGGACATCGCGCTCGACGGTCTCACCAGCGTGAGCTTGGGGGAGCGGCGCGGCAATCAGGTCCTGCTGGTGACCGGTGGCGCGCAGACACCGTCAGGCCTGCGCGAACTGGACCTCGATACCGGCGCGCTGCGCACCATCCGGCTTTCTGTCACCGATCTTCCCGAGTCGGCGTACTTGCCGGAGGCCCGGCAGTTGACGTTCAGGGGCGCCGACCGCGAAGTGCACGCCATCGCGTATCCACCGCGGCATCCGCGGTACGAGGGTGAAGCGGGCGAGTTGCCACCGTATGTCGCGTTCGTGCACGGCGGGCCTACGTCACGGGTCGCACCATCTCTGAATCCTGTGTTCGCATTCTTCACAAGCCGCGGCATCGGCGTCGTCGATGTCAACTACGGCGGGTCGACCGGATACGGTCGCGAATACCGCAACCGGCTCCGGGGCCAGTGGGGTGTCGTCGACGTCGAGGACGTAGTGGCGGCCGTGACCGGGCTGGCCGATTCGGGTATGGCTGACCCCCGCAGGCTCGCGATCGAAGGTGGGTCCGCCGGTGGGTGGACCGTACTCGCGGCTTTGACCACCTCGGATGTTTTCGCATGTGGCGCTTCATACTTCGGTGTAGCCGAGTTGGAAGAGTTCGCGAAGGAGACACACGATTTCGAATCCAGGTATCTCGATGGCCTCATCGGACCGCTGCCCGAGGCAGCCGATCTCTATACGCAGCGCGCACCGCTGAACAATGTCGCCGGACTCAATTGTCCGGTGCTGCTGCTCCAGGGACTCGACGATCCGATCGTGCCGCCGTCGCAGGCCGAGCGGTTCAGGGATGCGCTGGTGGAGAAGGGCATCCCGCACGCATATCTCGAATACGAGGGGGAATCGCACGGCTTCCGCAAGCTGGATACCCTGATCAGCTCACGCAACGCCGAACTGTCCTTCTACGGGCAGGTAATGGGATTCGAGACACCGGATGTTCCGAAGCTCGAGCTCTGGCAGCCACCGCGAGGCTGAATGAAGTGTTCGTCTGTGGAGGCGATGATTGCTGCCTACCACCTTCGAGTCAGGATGCCGGACGGCCGCTTACGGCACGATCCGCGAGCTCGTGGTGGCCCGATTTCCGGGCGCAATGAGCGCAGCAATACATTTCGTCGTCTACCTCTACACCGTGGCCGAGGATGCGGCAGCCACAGTGGGAGCACAGCGGCGCCATCGCCTGCGCCGCGCATTCGAAGCTGTCGAAGGTCGCCGTTCTACCACCGGCTGTCACCGTAAAGGCCTTGTCGTAGTCATTGCCGCAGGTTTCGCACGTGGTCACGTCGACTCCTCCTCGCGATCGATGCCATCCCAAAGCACTGCGTAGACCCGTGTCTTGGTTACCCCGGGGAGGCTCGGATCAAACCGGACCGACGGAATGGAGTGCTGATCGACGGCGCAATATCTACAGTGCCAAACGACCGCTGGCCCCACGGAGATCCGTGGGGCCAGCGGTCGCAGCTGCAGTCGCTTAGCTCTTCCGTCCGGGAGCCTTGGCACCGGCCTTGAATCCGAGCCCACCGGGCTTGGCCGCCGGGGGTGCGGGCGTGGCCTCCGGGGCCTTGTCGCCCGACCCGTCGCCGTTCGATTCCTCGGTCTTGGCGGCTGCGGTGGTGTCGGCCACCGGTGTTGCGGCCTTGGGGGCTGCGGCCTTCCGGGCGCCCGGCGCCTTGGCTCCGCTCTTGAAGCCGAGTCCGCCTGGCTTCGCCGCGGGGGGAGCCTGGGGGGCTTCCGAAGCCGATGACGTTTCGGCAGCTTCCGGACCGGCATCTGCAGGCTGAGAGGCGGCCGGCTTGGTCGGTGCGGCCTTCGCGCCAGGAGCCTTTGCAGCACCCTTCATTTGCAGGCCTTTGC
It encodes:
- a CDS encoding esterase/lipase family protein, with translation MEIPTQPAPKQSTAGDAIKFAELHPHSAPPGVNDFTCRPDAAHPRPVVLVHGSDGSTYESWAGLSPKLKDSGYCVFALNYGQKPGTQEYGVETMTKGSAELADFVTDVLSVTGADKVDVIAHSQGATVARYYINRLGGAAYVNKWIGVASPTYGGTFYGLATALESVPGGTELIQRFGSEALAEQVQGSPFLTDLNAGGDTVPGVEYITIGTKYDEVIQPYTNVALRGPGATNIVVQDLCPEDMTGHFNLPYDPFSQQLILNALDPADAVSPTCTPVPLGTGIAGVIIASNS
- a CDS encoding Hsp70 family protein, with the translated sequence MGSVLGVSVGASAIRLTRPDAATAEGAAYHLPSFEAKTIPVGGARPEEIAAESISAILADPSSAEQGCATAIAYRDEAQADVIEAEIARWQIGNCELVSEPFAALTFLEASGALGEQHETAVFYDLGSSGLTVSVVDRATGEVVEAARTDTVSGDVFDRLIRDHQLENARIEAPHDATESSSLDTLCRQAKEHLSTDTVAAMPGDSGLLLLSRDVFDSLIAFPLESSARLVSEVIARSGRAPGAVVVMGGGARVPLVRSALESWLRLPVIVPDNPELVVARGAALHADQMQQSSHAVASTPTQSAGPYAPYQHYESQDSYEPRESLAQYPPDEAAPGPFEPEISHYARSDAASRGTVPASAPSWLNPAPRPASSQVAKRPIRKSVLAGAGVVLALGGAIGLGVGLGGNGATETEDASPSPVATPLTTRPPVVTEMATQPPPPPPPPTSTTTPTSTTTTVQAPVQRAPQVWTPPPAEPPPPPPPPPPIFPNFPEFELPQLPPLPPLPELPQLPGF
- a CDS encoding pyridoxal phosphate-dependent aminotransferase; protein product: MAIVSNADHGNQRTPHRRLEQSTKLQNVLYEIRGPVHAHAARLEAEGHRILKLNIGNPAPFGFDAPDVIMRDMIAALPYAQGYSESKGILSARRAIVTRYELVPGFPELDVDDIYLGNGVSELITMTMQALLNNGDEVLIPAPDYPLWTAMTSLSGGTPVHYLCDEGNDWNPDIADIESKITDKTKALVVINPNNPTGAVYSMEVLQQLVDLARKHQLLLLADEIYDKILYDDAKHISLATLAPDLLCLTFNGLSKAYRVAGYRAGWVAITGPKEHAGGFLEGLDLLASTRLCPNVPGQHAIQVALGGYQSIEDLILPGGRLLEQRDVAWQRLNMIPGVTCVKPRGALYAFPRLDPNVHEIYDDEKLVQDLLLQEKILMVQGTGFNWPDHDHLRIVTLPWARDLAVAIERFGNFLTSYKQ
- a CDS encoding helix-turn-helix domain-containing protein yields the protein MATSTRIRFGKLVHKRRRFLNLTQDQVTAAGGPSDAAQTRAENGTGPDPSIETLRKLDTALQWVPGSAARALEGGDPTPLEMLGREEGKPRSRRLTLGPSEIPLDLDTIVEILDPHTRIAKLSAAHPEVPGLADAAGSLSRAVSKITGAYVTRLLEVNGGPSGPRQPLLEFAFGHLFEEPSNVTDPSEREEVHYRRFLYGKEEELDTATRERFRRRWEESVKLIGAENPNRSGGSEVNA
- a CDS encoding S9 family peptidase; its protein translation is MTSAPYGSWPSPITAADLASSGHPVEGGRYVGEDVWWSELRPNEGGRIAVRRIGLDGEPEDVLPVPWNARTRVHEYGGGAWTVTDAGRLVFAEFSDQRLYLLEGETPVPLTPEPPRECSLRYGDLSVNDGAVWAVRETHDADGGVARDICVIPLDGSAADDAHHVRSVVAGSDFLANPRLSPDRRHLAWIAWNHPQMPWDGTELRVAEIVGGRVTGEIKTLLGGPEESVLQPEWVGPAELYTISDRSGWWNLYRVAIDASDVAALCPMDADFGGPLWMLGARWHARRDDGTLLTVRTFGTDTLAVLDPGTGSLTDIALDGLTSVSLGERRGNQVLLVTGGAQTPSGLRELDLDTGALRTIRLSVTDLPESAYLPEARQLTFRGADREVHAIAYPPRHPRYEGEAGELPPYVAFVHGGPTSRVAPSLNPVFAFFTSRGIGVVDVNYGGSTGYGREYRNRLRGQWGVVDVEDVVAAVTGLADSGMADPRRLAIEGGSAGGWTVLAALTTSDVFACGASYFGVAELEEFAKETHDFESRYLDGLIGPLPEAADLYTQRAPLNNVAGLNCPVLLLQGLDDPIVPPSQAERFRDALVEKGIPHAYLEYEGESHGFRKLDTLISSRNAELSFYGQVMGFETPDVPKLELWQPPRG